GATGTTACTCTTAGCAGTTTTTATATTAGTAAGTATGAAGTGACGCAGGGTGAGTATGAAGAATTAATGGGCAGTAACCCGGCTCATGATTATGGAGTGGGAGATGATTATCCGGTTTATTATGTAACCTGGTATGATGTTGTGGAGTATTGTAATGCTTTAAGTGAGCAGAAAGGTCTAACTCCCTGCTACAATCTGAGTGACTGGAGCTGTGATTTTAGTGCAAATGGATTCAGGCTACCCACGGAAGCTGAGTGGGAATATGCAGCGCGAGGTGGAGTGAACTGGACAGATAATAGAAGGTACAGTGGAACTACAGATGAATTAGATGATTATGCCTGGTATGATGATAATTCAGGTGGACAGACTCATGAAGTGGGAATTAAGTTTCCAAACCAACTTGGTATTTATGATATGAGTGGAAATGTTTGGGAATGGTGTAATGACTGGTTTGCAGGTAGTTATTATGGTTCAAGCCCTGAAGACAACCCGACGGGACCTGCTTCGGGCTCTGAATTAGTGCGTCGGAGTGGTGGCTGGCTCCACAACGCCATTGAGTGTCGTGTAGCTGCACGCTACAGTAGCGCCCCTGGTGATATCAGCCACGTTTTGGGATTCCGCGTAACCCGCAGTTCAAATTAGAAATTTATCATATTTTAATGTCAGAATCAGGATTATTGGGATTTGAGAAGAGGTGAGGAATGAGGGATTGAGTGAGCGAAGGGGTGAAGGGGTGAAGGGGCGAAGGGACGATGGGGCGAGGGAGCGAAGGGACGAAGATGTGAAAATGAGAAAATGTGAAGATGAGAGGAATGAGTTATGCAGGAAAGTCAAAAGGTAGAATGGAAAAGAAATTGGAATGATGAGTGGCTGAAATGGATTTGCGGATTTGCTAATACTGAGGGTGGTCTGCTGTTTATTGGTAAGGACAATAAGGGTAACGTAACTGGATTGGTAAATTCACGGAAGCTCATGGAAGATATTCCTAATAAAATAAGAGATGTCCTGGGTATTATGGTTGATGTTAATTTCCATCAGGAAATGGAATTAGAATATATTGAAATTGTAATTGAAGCTTATCCTTATCCTGTCAATTATAAAGGGCATTATTATTATCGTAGTGGAAGTACAAATCAGGAGTTGAGAGGAGCTGCACTGGATAGATTTTTGATGAAAAAGCAGGGATTGCACTGGGATAGCGTGCCTTTGCCGGGATTGACCAAAGATGAATTTACTGGGATTGGTATTTTTAAGAAACTGGCAAAGAGAAGCCAGAGAATAGAAGAAGAATTAATAAATGAGAGTGAAGAAATCCTTTTGGATAAACTGCACTTAGTTACGGGGGAGTATTATAAACGGGCAGCAGCTTTGCTTTTTGCAGAAGACCCTGAGAGATATTTCACTGGTGCCTATACTAAAATTGGTTATTTCGAGAGTGATAGTGAACTTATTTATCAGGATGAAGTGCATGGAAATTTATTCCATCAGGTTGAAAAAGTGATTGAAATTTTACTGGCAAAATATTTAAAAGCTATTATATCCTATGAAGGAATACAGCGGATAGAGAAATATCAGATTCCCAAAGAAGCCTTGAGGGAAGGGATTTTGAATGCTATTATTCATAAAGATTACAGTAGTGGAACACCGATTCAGATTTCAGTGTATAATAATAAGCTGATGATCTGGAATAGCGGTGAATTGCCAATAGGTTGGACAAAAGAAAATCTGATGAGTAAGCATTCATCAAAACCATATAATCCTGATATTGCCAATGCTTTCTTTAGAACTGGCTTGATAGAAGCCTGGGGAAGGGGAATATCAAAGATGAAGAATGCCTGCAAAGATTCTGGAGTACCAGAACCTGAGGTGGAAATTGAAGGTGGAGGATATTGGTTAAAGTTTCCTTTTAGAGAAAGTATCGGAAAAGTGACACCAGAAACTGCACCAGAAACTGCACCAGAAACTGCACCAGAAACGACGGTAAAAACACCGGATAAGATACTTAATTTACTTAGAGAGAATCCTAAATTGTCGCTACAGGATGTAGCTGAAAATATTGGAAAATCATTAAGAGCAGTAAAAGATGCCAGCAGGAAACTTCAGGATGAAGGAAAATTAGAGAGATTAGGACCTAATAAAGGTGGTTACTGGAAGGTAATTGATGAGTAATGTGGGGTATTGAGTTAAGTATTTTGATATTATTATGAGTCAACCATTGCGGAGGTTTACAACCATCCGCAAGGTTTTAGGTTATGGATTATAGATTTGTAAGGAGATAGATTATGAGGAGATTATTGATTTTTGTTTTGCTGGCGGGTATTGGGCTTCTTGCTGGTGCTGAATTTAAGGTAACTGGTGAACTGGAGAAGGAAGGATTCAGTTATGTTAAGAATAATGTGCGGGATACTGATGGGGAGTATTGTGCCAGGATTCAGGTGAATTCTGATATTCGTAATCTGAGATTTGACAGTAACCGTAAACCGGTGAAGATCGAGAAGGAATTGGGTAAGTATTACGTGTATTTATCTCCTGGAGAGCGTTCTCTTACTTTTTTGCAGGCAGAATTTGCGGCTTTTACATATGAATTTCCGCTGACTTTGGAGGCA
This genomic window from Candidatus Stygibacter australis contains:
- a CDS encoding ATP-binding protein, with amino-acid sequence MQESQKVEWKRNWNDEWLKWICGFANTEGGLLFIGKDNKGNVTGLVNSRKLMEDIPNKIRDVLGIMVDVNFHQEMELEYIEIVIEAYPYPVNYKGHYYYRSGSTNQELRGAALDRFLMKKQGLHWDSVPLPGLTKDEFTGIGIFKKLAKRSQRIEEELINESEEILLDKLHLVTGEYYKRAAALLFAEDPERYFTGAYTKIGYFESDSELIYQDEVHGNLFHQVEKVIEILLAKYLKAIISYEGIQRIEKYQIPKEALREGILNAIIHKDYSSGTPIQISVYNNKLMIWNSGELPIGWTKENLMSKHSSKPYNPDIANAFFRTGLIEAWGRGISKMKNACKDSGVPEPEVEIEGGGYWLKFPFRESIGKVTPETAPETAPETAPETTVKTPDKILNLLRENPKLSLQDVAENIGKSLRAVKDASRKLQDEGKLERLGPNKGGYWKVIDE
- a CDS encoding SUMF1/EgtB/PvdO family nonheme iron enzyme is translated as DVTLSSFYISKYEVTQGEYEELMGSNPAHDYGVGDDYPVYYVTWYDVVEYCNALSEQKGLTPCYNLSDWSCDFSANGFRLPTEAEWEYAARGGVNWTDNRRYSGTTDELDDYAWYDDNSGGQTHEVGIKFPNQLGIYDMSGNVWEWCNDWFAGSYYGSSPEDNPTGPASGSELVRRSGGWLHNAIECRVAARYSSAPGDISHVLGFRVTRSSN